The sequence GAGGAGTTTCAGCTTCTCAAGCCCTCGGTGAAGCTGTACTGCTATAGCATTTTTTGACTGGCCTGTCTCTGATGCCATTTCCGCAAGCGATAGGTCCTGAATATATCGCATTCGCATCACCTTTTGATACGTCTCTGGAAGCTTTTCTATAAGTAGCGACGCTGATTTTCCATCAAGAGTGTTGATGAGACGGTCACCATCCGGCGCCTTTGGTTCATATCCTTTTTCGAGAAGGACATCGAGTGAAGAAGTTTTTTTCTTTCGATACTGATCGACGATCAAGTTATTGAGCACGTGATAAAGAAATGCTTTCATTGAATCAACTCGTCCTCCTTTCACAAGATACGTCCAGGTTTTCATAAATGTATCCTGAACCAAGTCTTCTCCGGTTGCACGATTACTAATCTTTGAAAAAGAGTACCTGCTCAGACCCTTCTGATAGTTATTGTACGCTTGAGTAATTTTTTGCTCGATCGTCATAACGGTTAGGGTGTTATTTAACATAAAGTTAATGTTAGTTGGTATGGCA is a genomic window of Candidatus Paceibacterota bacterium containing:
- a CDS encoding RNA polymerase sigma factor; protein product: MTIEQKITQAYNNYQKGLSRYSFSKISNRATGEDLVQDTFMKTWTYLVKGGRVDSMKAFLYHVLNNLIVDQYRKKKTSSLDVLLEKGYEPKAPDGDRLINTLDGKSASLLIEKLPETYQKVMRMRYIQDLSLAEMASETGQSKNAIAVQLHRGLEKLKLLYNRS